One stretch of Nicotiana tabacum cultivar K326 chromosome 18, ASM71507v2, whole genome shotgun sequence DNA includes these proteins:
- the LOC142173019 gene encoding protein DETOXIFICATION 16-like: MVLLAGLLPNPKLETSVLSISLNTCAMVYMIPLGLSGATRVSNELGAGRPQAARLAACTAVFLVATEGVVAAIVLILVRKLWGYCYSTEEEVVAYVAEMLVLLAGSHFLDVYDLIAYHNSGTARGCGWQKIGAIVNLGAYYLFGIPAGVILAFVYHFGGKGLWLGITLALFAQALLLLIVTLQTNWEKQAKKAADRVTSELPNIEENTE, encoded by the exons ATGGTTCTGTTGGCTGGACTTCTTCCAAATCCAAAGCTAGAGACATCAGTTCTTTCTATCAG CCTTAATACATGCGCGATGGTGTATATGATACCTCTAGGACTAAGTGGTGCTACGAG AGTTTCAAATGAACTAGGTGCAGGACGACCTCAAGCAGCTCGTTTAGCAGCTTGCACTGCGGTATTCTTGGTGGCTACAGAAGGCGTCGTTGCAGCAATAGTTCTGATTTTGGTTCGTAAACTTTGGGGCTATTGTTATAGCACCGAGGAAGAAGTGGTGGCATATGTAGCAGAAATGCTAGTCTTGCTAGCAGGATCCCACTTCTTAGATG TATATGACCTTATCGCGTACCATAATTCAGGTACTGCAAGAGGATGTGGCTGGCAAAAGATAGGGGCAATTGTCAACTTGGGAGCTTATTACCTTTTCGGGATACCTGCTGGTGTTATATTAGCTTTTGTCTACCATTTTGGTGGAAAG GGACTTTGGTTAGGAATCACTCTTGCTCTTTTTGCACAAGCACTGCTTCTTTTAATAGTTACTCTGCAGACAAATTGGGAAAAACAG GCAAAGAAGGCAGCTGATAGGGTGACTTCAGAGCTACCTAACATAGAAGAAAATACAGAATGA
- the LOC107827023 gene encoding uncharacterized protein LOC107827023 produces the protein MEDNDLLSKMVSGYEVREAIFDMSPASLAGPDGFNSTFYHKCWSIIATDVIEFVKSFFNGNNLTRFYSHTCLVLIPKVESPSTLAEFRPIGLSNFSAKIISKILARRLNPLLPKLISENQSGFVKGRLITYNVLLTQEIIHGISDPNTGGNMVIKLDMAKAYDRVSWEFLLSVIRNFDFSSWWTEIIGRLISEVWYSIIVNGTRRGFFTSSQGLKQGDRLSPSLFILGAEVFSRLLNRLYDDQRFIPFSMNNRGPKINHLAYADDMVIFCGGKSKSIKLVMKQIRLYEKSSGQKVNEDKSFFCTSPKVSISRDNMMIDKTGYKHKHGGKAILIKHVLQAHTLAAMNPPKGTLKLMQRHLARFFWGTSNDKQRYHWSAWENLCYSKEEGGIGIKRMEAISDSFAYQRWWKFRTEDSLWASLLRAKYCSRVHPVAKASSSKQSHSWGKLMQIKRKAEQNLTWKIQMGNNNLRWDNWTGKGALAELIPCQAKFAKDKVEDYIQGGTWNVMKLAKIIPVHIISQITKLMIGDKNTQDYAIWDPAADGQFSTKSTHHLTRTPRQKDQFRMWKKLGGPLGIDVNAISINNMLRKWWKIKPKNGIWGTEENVAENHGTPDLVDN, from the exons ATGGAAGACAATGATCTCCTATCAAAAATGGTTAGTGGATATGAGGtcagagaggcgatttttgatatgaGTCCAGCAAGTTTAGCAGGTCCAGATGGATTCAATAGCACTTTTTATCATAAGTGCTGGTCAATTATTGCTACGGATGTCATAGAATTTGTAAAGAGTTTCTTCAATGGCAACAATCTTACAAGATTCTATTCTCATACATGTTTGGTTTTAATACCAAAAGTGGAATCCCCATCAACACTTGCTGAATTCAGGCCAATAGGTTTGAGCAACTTTTCTGCTAAGATCATTTCTAAAATATTGGCCAGAAGACTGAATCCATTGTTGCCTAAGCTGATTTCAGAGAATCAAAGTGGATTTGTGAAGGGACGACTCATCACTTATAATGTGCTGCTTACTCAAGAAATAATTCATGGGATATCGGATCCTAATACAGGGGGAAATATGGTGATAAAACTGGATATGGCTAAAGCGTATGACAGAGTATCTTGGGAGTTCCTATTATCTGTCATAAGGAACTTTGATTTCTCTAGCTGGTGGACTGAGATAATTGGTAGGCTGATCTCAGAAGTATGGTACTCGATCATTGTTAATGGCACAAGGAGGGGTTTCTTCACCTCATCTCAAGGCTTGAAACAAGGGGATCGTTTATCCCCATCTTTATTTATCTTAGGAGCTGAGGTCTTCTCTAGATTATTGAATAGACTATATGATGATCAGAGGTTTATTCCATTTTCTATGAACAATAGAGGGCCTAAAATCAACCATCTGGCGTACGCAGATGACATGGTTATATTTTGCGGAGGGAAGAGTAAGTCGATAAAGCTGGTGATGAAGCAGATTAGGCTCTATGAAAAGAGCTCTGGACAGAAAGTGAACGAAGACAAGAGCTTCTTTTGTACGTCTCCAAAAGTATCTATTTCCAGGGATAACATGATGATAGATAAGACTGGTTATAAGCATAAACA TGGAGGAAAAGCGATATTGATCAAGCATGTACTTCAAGCACATACCTTAGCAGCAATGAACCCTCCTAAGGGCACTCTAAAATTAATGCAAAGGCATTTGGCGAGATTCTTTTGGGGTACAAGCAATGATAAGCAAAGATATCATTGGTCTGCTTGGGAAAATCTATGCTATTCTAAAGAGGAAGGAGGAATTGGAATAAAGAGAATGGAAGCAATTAGTGACTCATTTGCTTATCAAAGGTGGTGGAAATTCAGAACTGAAGATTCTCTATGGGCATCACTCTTGAGAGCAAAGTACTGCTCAAGAGTACATCCTGTAGCTAAAGCCAGTAGCTCAAAACAATCCCATTCATGGGGAAAGTTGATGCAGATCAAGAGGAAAGCAGAACAGAACCTCACTTGGAAAATACAAATGGGCAACAACAATTTAAGGTGGGATAACTGGACAGGAAAAGGAGCATTGGCTGAACTAATTCCATGTCAAGCAAAGTTTGCTAAAGACAAGGTGGAAGATTATATTCAAGGAGGTACATGGAATGTTATGAAGTTAGCAAAGATCATACCTGTACACATTATTAGCCAAATTACCAAATTAATGATTGGAGATAAAAATACACAAGACTATGCTATTTGGGACCCTGCAGCAGATGGACAATTTTCAACCAAGTCGACTCATCACCTTACTAGAACTCCAAGGCAGAAGGATCAATTCAG AATGTGGAAGAAATTAGGTGGACCTTTGGGCATTGATGTTAATGCTATATCTATTAACAACATGCTAAGGAAATGGTGGAAAATTAAACCGAAGAATGGG ATATGGGGAACAGAAGAAAATGTGGCAGAGAACcatggaacaccagatttggTAGATAATTAA
- the LOC107827024 gene encoding protein DETOXIFICATION 16-like: MDIQEREIDIECALISKSRNEESKNKRKCDEFFEEVKKLLGLAGPLMSVNLLLYCLQVISVMFIGHLGELALSGASMATSFATVTGFSLLMGMGSALDTICGQSYGAKQYHMLGIYMQRAMIVLLLVSIPLAYIWANAGHILVILGQTPEIAAEAGNYARFMIPSLFAYGLLQCQIRFLQAQNNVLPMMLTAGVTTLLHFFSCWILVLKTGLGNKGAALANATSYWINVFLLAAYIMISPSCKNTWTGFSAKAFSDIPRYLRLAIPSAVMLCLESWSFEMMVLLSGLLPNPKLETSVLSICLNTSTMIYMLPFGLSGATSIRVSNELGAGRPKAARVAAYTALLLATAEGIIIAIFIISVRKLWGHCYSNEEEVVTYVAEMLMFVAGSHFIDANQSVLSGIARGCGWQKIGAIVNLGAYYLWGIPAGILLAFVYHVGGKGLWLGLTLSLLAQALIYLVITLRTNWDKEAKKATDRVTPELA; this comes from the exons ATGGATATTCAAGAAAGGGAAATAGACATCGAGTGTGCACTGATATCAAAGTCAAGAAATGAGGAATcaaaaaacaagagaaaatgtGATGAGTTTTTTGAAGAAGTGAAGAAGTTGTTGGGATTAGCAGGGCCTTTAATGTCAGTAAATCTTCTGTTATATTGTTTACAGGTTATTTCTGTAATGTTTATTGGTCATCTTGGAGAATTAGCGCTTTCTGGTGCTTCAATGGCTACTTCTTTTGCCACTGTTACTGGTTTCAGCTTGTTG ATGGGAATGGGAAGTGCATTGGATACAATTTGTGGTCAATCATATGGAGCAAAACAATATCATATGCTTGGTATTTATATGCAAAGGGCAATGATTGTtcttcttttagtcagcattccTTTAGCCTACATTTGGGCAAATGCAGGACATATTCTTGTAATCTTGGGACAAACTCCGGAAATAGCAGCCGAAGCAGGAAATTATGCACGTTTCATGATACCGAGTCtctttgcctatggactactacAATGTCAGATTAGGTTTCTACAAGCTCAAAACAATGTCCTCCCTATGATGTTAACTGCAGGAGTCACTACTTTGCTGCATTTTTTCAGTTGTTGGATTCTCGTGCTTAAAACCGGCCTTGGCAACAAAGGCGCGGCTCTAGCTAATGCTACATCTTACTggataaatgtgttcttgttagcTGCATATATTATGATATCGCCTTCTTGCAAAAATACTTGGACTGGATTTTCAGCCAAAGCATTTTCTGATATCCCGAGATATCTCAGGCTAGCTATTCCTTCAGCCGTTATGCTTTG CTTGGAGAGTTGGTCATTTGAAATGATGGTTCTGTTATCTGGTCTTCTTCCTAATCCAAAACTAGAAACCTCAGTTCTTTCCATCTG CCTTAATACATCTACTATGATATATATGTTGCCTTTTGGACTAAGTGGTGCTACAAG CATAAGAGTATCGAATGAATTAGGTGCTGGACGACCAAAAGCAGCTCGTGTAGCAGCATATACTGCACTACTTTTAGCTACTGCAGAAGGAATTATAATAGCAATATTCATCATTTCGGTTCGTAAATTATGGGGCCATTGTTATAGCAATGAGGAAGAAGTAGTAACGTATGTAGCGGAAATGTTAATGTTTGTAGCAGGATCACACTTCATAGATGCAAATCAATCTGTACTTTCAG GTATTGCTAGAGGGTGTGGTTGGCAAAAGATAGGTGCAATTGTTAATTTGGGAGCTTATTACCTATGGGGAATTCCTGCTGGTATTTTATTAGCTTTTGTATACCATGTTGGAGGAAAG GGACTCTGGTTGGGACTCACTCTATCCCTTTTGGCTCAAGCACTGATTTATTTAGTAATTACTCTGAGAACAAATTGGGACAAAGAG GCAAAGAAAGCAACTGATAGGGTGACTCCAGAGCTAGCATAG